From the Longimicrobiaceae bacterium genome, the window GCCGCTGTGACGTGGGTTGCCGCCCGCGCCGTGGGCCGCCGCATCCGCCGCTCCGCGCGGCCCGCGTCGCCCCCGCCGCCGCCCGCCCGCGAGGAGCGCGAGCCGGTGGAGATCGGCTGACGCGCATCTCCCGAAACGACGAAGGGCCCGGGCAAGCTCGCCCGGGCCCCTCGTCGTTCGTCGGTGTCCATCGTCCATCACCATCGACCTGTCGAATAGCGATTGTCGGCCATCTGCCGTCGACATCCACCTTCCAACATCAACCATCCAGCATCGACCATTCGACATCGACCGCCGAACCGACGACATCACCGTCGGCAGCTACATGTCTCGGACGCCGATGGTGCCGCAGGCGACGCGGGCGCCGGAGTTGCCGGACGGGTCGGTCATGTAGTCGTCCGCGTTGGCGTGGACCACGATGGCGCTGCCGTCGCCGTCGAAGATGTCGCCCCACGGCGTGGCCAGGTCCAGGTTCAGCGTGCCCGTGCCGTCTGCCGCGACCACCAGGTTGGGCATGTCGCCGCGGTGCGGGCCCTGCGGGTTCTGCGTGCCGTGCATGCGGTTGGTGGTGTTCAGGTGCGGCCCGGCGCTGGTGAACGCCGGCGCGTCGCAGCGGCCGGTGTTGTGGATGTGCGCGCCGTGCGTTCCCGGCGCCATGCCGTGCACCCGCAGCATCACGTGCGTGCCTGCGCCGCTGGGGCTCAGCGTCAGCATTCCCACCTCCTGCCCCTGCGCGTTCCGAAGCGTGGAGCGCATCGTCATCCCGCCGCCCTGCATGGTGGCGCAGCCCGCCAGCGCCACCATGGCCCCGCCCGTCACCCACTGTGAGATTCGCATCTTCCGGCTCCTGTACGCCTGATTTGGCTTGCACCTCCGCGGCGCCCGGCGGTCGCGCGGGCACCCGGCAGGCGGTGCATCAATAGGTGTGCCCACTCATCTACTAAGAAAGTAGTTGACAGCCGGGAAGCCGCGGATTATCATCCTACTACAACTTTAGTAGAAAGGGCCGGGGCCGTGGAGATCTCGTTTACCGAACGCGAGCTGGACGTGATGGGCGTGCTGTGGGACCTGGGCGGCGCGACGGTCAGCGAGGTGCGCGACCGCCTGGCCGACGACCTGGCCTACACCACGGTGCTCACGGTGCTGCGCACGCTGGAGGAGAAGGGCTACGCAGGCCACGTGGAAGAGGGCAAGGCGTACCGCTATCACCCGGCGGTGGCGCGCCAGGACGCCGGCACCACCATGCTGCGCCGCCTCACGC encodes:
- a CDS encoding superoxide dismutase family protein; the encoded protein is MRISQWVTGGAMVALAGCATMQGGGMTMRSTLRNAQGQEVGMLTLSPSGAGTHVMLRVHGMAPGTHGAHIHNTGRCDAPAFTSAGPHLNTTNRMHGTQNPQGPHRGDMPNLVVAADGTGTLNLDLATPWGDIFDGDGSAIVVHANADDYMTDPSGNSGARVACGTIGVRDM
- a CDS encoding BlaI/MecI/CopY family transcriptional regulator — protein: MEISFTERELDVMGVLWDLGGATVSEVRDRLADDLAYTTVLTVLRTLEEKGYAGHVEEGKAYRYHPAVARQDAGTTMLRRLTRKLFKNSPELLLTHLVSDRGLTEDELKRMRQLLEDRLQEDAP